The genomic segment CGGGCCTTGCGCGAGCCCCCGCACGAGGAGGAGACCGAACGCGGAGATGAGCCCGGAGACGCCGACGAAGCCGACGCCGAAGCTCTCCGACGCGTCGTGGCCGGCGACGCGCGTCAGCGCGCGCGCGGCGAGGAAGAGGAACACCGAGACGACGACGGCGGGGAGGCCGCCGAGCACGACGCCGGCCGCGATCCACCCGACCGGCTCGGTCGTGTCGACGAGGCCGCCGAGGTCCTTCACCGCCCGGTTCCAGTCGCTGCCGACCTCGGCGAGGACGATCGCCTGCACCAGCATGCCGATGAGCGCGCCGCACGCGCCGGGGAGGAGCAGCGCCGTCGCCGCGCGCCAGGTCGCGTCCTTCACCACGTCGACCGCGCGCCCCACCCCGAAGGCGAGGGCGGCCGCGAGCGCGATGCCGACCATGAACGCGGCGGTGCTGTAACGCTCGACGTCGTCGAGCGCCATCGAGAGGGAGGCCTCCGCGATCGACACGAGGACGAGGGCGAACGTCGTTCGCGGCGTGCTCCTGCGCTTCGTGAACGCCTCGAGCGCGTTCGCGTCGCGGCGGGCCTCGGAGTCGGACATCGAGATCATTGGAGCAGTCGGAGTCACGACCGTCTTCAACGGACGAGTGACCCCGAGGTTTTGTTCCAACCTCGCTACGGGGTCTTCTTCTTGCCCGTGAAGATCCGCATGATCGACGCCCAGAGCTTCCCGAAGGCGCCGCCCATCTTCAGGTTCGCCTTCCGCGCGGTGGTGCGGTGGACGAGGTGGGTGGGGCGCGCACCGGGGGAGAAGCCGTAGAGCGAGTACAGGTTGATCAGGTCCGTCACGAGGTCCGAGACGCCGCGCGTGTCGAGGTCGTGGGCCTGGCAATACGAGTCCGGCTTGTTGCGGATCATGCATTTGGCGATGATCAGCATGACGTTCGGATCGATGAGCTCGCCGTTGCCGTCGAGGTAGTGCTTGTACGAGAAGAAGCGATCCGCCGGCGCGACCTCGGGCTGTCCGTCCTGCGTCTTCGGCGCGCGGAGCGAGTTGATGACGCCGTACTCGTGACGGAGGTACGACTCGATCGTGTTGTTCTCGTCGGCGCGCTCGTACTCGATGAACTTGTGGAACGCGTCGTAGAGCGTCTTCGGGTTCGCGTACGCGCCGCTGATCAAATAGTAGAAGGTGGCGCCGAGCGAGTAGATGTCGGCGGGCCGGCCGACCGACTTCTGGATGCGCGCGCGCACGTTGGTCTCGCCCGTCTCGCGGTAGGGACGCGCGAGGACGAGGCGCTTGCGCGCGCGATCGGCGTAGAGGATCGGGTAGCTCTCGCCGCGGTTGAAGAGCGAGAAGGTGTCGTTCTTCGAGATCTGGATATAGAAGTCCTCGAAGTACTCGACCTCGGGCACGCCCTGCGTGACGTTGACGAGGAGCTCGAGGACGTTCGTCTCCTGCTCCGGCGACTGGAAGAAGAGCGTGCCGGGGACCGACGCCTTCATCTGCGTCATGCCGAACGAGATCTCCTCGTCCGAGAGCTTCGCGACGTTGAAGTCGGCGAGGCGCACTTGCAGCGTCGAGCCGCGGAGGTTCGGATCGGGGATCCCGACGAGGACGTTCGCGGGCTTGATGTCGCGGTGGCAGATGTTGCGGACGAGGTGGGCGTACTCGACCGCGCTCGCGATCGGGATCATGTAGTCGAGCACGCGGAAGAGGCGCTCGCGCATGTCGGACGCGAGGAGGTCCTCCTTCGCGCCGCGGTTGCGGGAGCCCTTCAGGCGCTCCTCGAGGCTCATGTCGAGCTTCTCGAGGATCATGAACTCGGTCTCGCACTTGTCGCGGATCGACGGCGGGAGGATGTTGATGTCCTCGCCCTCGCCCGACGCGAAGAGCTCGACGATGTTCGGGTTGCCCTGCACGCGCTCGAGGAGCTCCATCTCCATCTGGAAGCGCATGTGGTCTTCTTCGCTGACGCCCTTCTGGAGCATCTTGATGACGACCGCGCGGCGGAAGTCCGTCTTCGACTCGAGCCAGCGCTCTTCGCCGAGGTAGACCTTCGCGAAGCGTCCCGAGCCGAGCTCCACCGGCATGCCGCGCGCGTCGACGACGAACGAGTACGCGCGCGAGCGCTGCACCGTGAACGGCGACGCGCGCATCTCGCCCGGCGCCTGATCGGGGCGGAAGCCGATCTGGCCTCCGGGGGCGGGCTGCGCGGCGCCGAGCGCGGGGTTGCTCTGCGGCGCGCCGGGGAACTGTCCGCTCTGCGGGACCTGCTGCTGCTGCATCTGCGGCGCGGCCTGGAGATCGCGCTGCGACGGGTGCACCGCCTGCATCTGCTGCGACGGGTGCTGCTGCTGCGCCGCCGGCATGTCACGCTGCGACGGGTGCTGCTGCTGCGGCGGATGCTGCTGGTACATCGGCGCCGGCTGATGATGCGGCTGCTGCTGCGCGTAGGGGTGATGGCCGCTCGGGGCGGCGGGCGCCGTGAGCGGCTGCGGGCCCGACGAGCCGCGCTCGACCGACGGCGCGTTCGGCGTGTGACCGAGGTTCGGCGGACGCGGGACCTGCTGCGACTTCGGCGGCTCGACGACGTGACGCTGCGAGGAGCGATCGGGCTGCTGCGCGACCTGCACCGTCGGCGGCTGCGCGCCTTGAGGATTGAACGCGGTCGGCGTGTTGTTCTTGCCGAAGTGGACGCGCTGCGGCGGGGTCAGCTTCGACGGGACGGGCATGGGAGCCGACGCGTGCTGCTCCGAAGGAGCGGCGCCGACCGTCGTCTTCTCCTCGTCCTCGTCTTCGAGCCCCGGAGGAAGGGGCGGCGCATCCCGTTGGGTCACGTGTTTTCCGCTCAGCTCCGGCACATCACGAGGATGTCGTCGCCACGGTTTGGAGCGACGACGACCACCTGTTGCGCCT from the Labilithrix sp. genome contains:
- a CDS encoding protein kinase, encoding MTQRDAPPLPPGLEDEDEEKTTVGAAPSEQHASAPMPVPSKLTPPQRVHFGKNNTPTAFNPQGAQPPTVQVAQQPDRSSQRHVVEPPKSQQVPRPPNLGHTPNAPSVERGSSGPQPLTAPAAPSGHHPYAQQQPHHQPAPMYQQHPPQQQHPSQRDMPAAQQQHPSQQMQAVHPSQRDLQAAPQMQQQQVPQSGQFPGAPQSNPALGAAQPAPGGQIGFRPDQAPGEMRASPFTVQRSRAYSFVVDARGMPVELGSGRFAKVYLGEERWLESKTDFRRAVVIKMLQKGVSEEDHMRFQMEMELLERVQGNPNIVELFASGEGEDINILPPSIRDKCETEFMILEKLDMSLEERLKGSRNRGAKEDLLASDMRERLFRVLDYMIPIASAVEYAHLVRNICHRDIKPANVLVGIPDPNLRGSTLQVRLADFNVAKLSDEEISFGMTQMKASVPGTLFFQSPEQETNVLELLVNVTQGVPEVEYFEDFYIQISKNDTFSLFNRGESYPILYADRARKRLVLARPYRETGETNVRARIQKSVGRPADIYSLGATFYYLISGAYANPKTLYDAFHKFIEYERADENNTIESYLRHEYGVINSLRAPKTQDGQPEVAPADRFFSYKHYLDGNGELIDPNVMLIIAKCMIRNKPDSYCQAHDLDTRGVSDLVTDLINLYSLYGFSPGARPTHLVHRTTARKANLKMGGAFGKLWASIMRIFTGKKKTP